In Chryseobacterium sp., the genomic window TGCGGATGAAGGGACTCGAACCCCCACGCCTCACGGCACCAGATCCTAAGTCTGGCGTGGCTACCAATTACACCACATCCGCTGGTTTTTATGGTTCCGTTTTCACAGGAACAACCGTATTTCTTACAAAGATAAGATTTATTAGCTAAAATCTTAATAAAAAAACAAAAAACCCTCCGTACGAAATACAGAGGGCTTTGTACCCCAGGCGGGACTTGAACCCGCACGCCAAAAGAGGCACAGGATTTTAAGTCCTGCGTGTCTACCAGTTCCACCACCAGGGCATGGTGTGGAGCGAAAAACGGGATTCGAACCCGCGACCCCAACCTTGGCAAGGTTGTGCTCTACCAGCTGAGCTATTTTCGCATAGTGCGGATGAAGGGACTCGAACCCCCACGCCTCACGGCACCAGATCCTAAGTCTGGCGTGGCTACCAATTACACCACATCCGCTGGTTTTTTATCTTGTAAGTTTTTAAAGAGCTTGCTTCGTTTTTGTGAGTGCAAATATAGGACATTTTCCTTTACCTCCAAACTTTTCCAGAAAAAAAAATAATTTTTTTAGATTTTTTTCCCCGGCACCTATTATTACATTTCATTTTCTTATTTTTACATCGTTAATATTTACGATATGGAATTACAAGGAACGGTAAAGAAACTTTTTGATGCTCAAACATTTGCGAGCGGATTTCAAAAAAGAGAAATGGTTATTTTAACTCAAGAACAGTATCCACAGCCGATAAACATAGAATTTTTGTCTGATAAGATTAGTTTATTAGATAATCTTAAAGAAGGAGAAAGCGTAAAGGTAGGAATCAATATCAGAGGTAGAGAGTGGGTTTCTCCTCAAGGTGAAACAAAATACTTCAACTCTATTACAGGGTGGAGAGTAGAGAAGGTATTTGACAATGGTGCGGAGCCTACACAGGCCATGTCTCAGCAGTCAGCTTCTCCTGTTTCTAATGAGAATCCTTTTGCCGGAGATGATGACGATGATTTACCTTTTTAATTAAAGAATTAAAATCAAATATAAATCCTGCTTTTTCAAGTGGGATTTTTTTCTACATCTGCAATGGTTCGATTAGACGAAAATGAGATTTCATTCCCAGACCCGGAAGTGTATGACGGTCATGACGGATTGATTGCCTTTGGCGGCGATCTGTCTGTAGAACGTATCTGGTTTGCCTATCAACTGGGTATTTTTCCATGGTACAACCCCGGAGAAGAAATTCTTTGGTGGTGCCCGGATCCAAGATTCGTTTTATTTCCTCATGAAATAAAAGTTTCAAAGTCGATGAGAAAAATTCTACATAGAAACGTGTTCAGCTTTTCTGAAAATCAAAACTTCAGGGAAGTGATCAAAAACTGCCAGCAGGCTGCCCGGAAAGGACAGTCGGGAACCTGGCTTTCTGATGAGCTGATGGAATCTTTTATCGAACTTCACCGGTTTGGCCTCGCTAAAAGTATTGAAGTATGGCAGAATGGAGAACTTGTAGGCGGATTTTACGGTATACAGATCGGCAATATATTTTGTGGCGAAAGCATGTTTGCAAAGGTAAGCAATGCCTCTAAAGCAGGATTCATCCATTTTGTAGAAAGAAATAAAGACCATCTGGAATTAATTGACTGTCAGTCTCATACTGATCATTTAGAAAGTTTAGGTGCGAGAATGCTTCCTAAGAAAGAGTTTTTAAAAATTTTACACGAAAATAATGAACGCAGATAAAGAAAAATGGATTCTTTTGGCTGTCCTGAGTATTATCTGGGGATCATCTTTTATTTTGATCAAGAAATCACTGGAGCATTTTAATCCGTTTCAGGTAGGATCTTTAAGAGTTCTTATTGCAGGCCTTATTTTATTTCCCGTTGCTGTTTCCAATTATAAGCTTTTCCCGAAAAAACACTTGAAATGGCTTATTTTGGCAGCTTTTACAGGAAATTTTATTCCCATGTTCTTATTCCCGATAGCAGAAACGGAGATCAGCAGCAGCATTGCAGGTATTATCAACTCGATGATGCCTATTTTTGTTATTATTGTAGGGGCTTTGGTGTGGAAGTTTGAAACTACCAAAAGGCAGATCACAGGAGTCCTGATAAGCTTTACTGGGGTCTGTATTCTGGCATTTGGAGGCAGCGGCAGCGGAGCGTTTAAAATCATTCCGATCCTGCTGCTCTTATTGGCTACTTTATGTTATGCATTGAGCACGACCACTGTGAAGTCAAAACTTATGGACGTTTCATCCACTGTTTTATCTGCTTTTGTTTTCTCATTTGTTTTATTCTTTCCGTCCCTTATTGCTTTAACCTGCACGGGTTTCTTTTCAGAATTCAGTTTTTCAAAGGATACTATGCTGGGACTGATGTTTGTGAGTCTGCTTTCTATTTTTGGAACAGGCCTCGCCATGATGATGAATTACCGTTTATTAAAGGTATCTACTCCGCTATTCGCTTCCACGGTTACCCTGATCATGCCCATTGTAGCTATTATCTGGGGAATGATAGATGGTGAAAAGCTGACTTATGTACAATTTGTAGGGGCCGGAATTATCATTGCCGGGTTACTATTTTTGCGGACTAATCAAAAAAAATAAAATAATAGTATAAATTATATTTGGCTGAATTTAATTTATAACCATGAAAAAAACTCTATTATCTGGCGGTATTGC contains:
- a CDS encoding DUF3127 domain-containing protein — its product is MELQGTVKKLFDAQTFASGFQKREMVILTQEQYPQPINIEFLSDKISLLDNLKEGESVKVGINIRGREWVSPQGETKYFNSITGWRVEKVFDNGAEPTQAMSQQSASPVSNENPFAGDDDDDLPF
- the aat gene encoding leucyl/phenylalanyl-tRNA--protein transferase, translated to MVRLDENEISFPDPEVYDGHDGLIAFGGDLSVERIWFAYQLGIFPWYNPGEEILWWCPDPRFVLFPHEIKVSKSMRKILHRNVFSFSENQNFREVIKNCQQAARKGQSGTWLSDELMESFIELHRFGLAKSIEVWQNGELVGGFYGIQIGNIFCGESMFAKVSNASKAGFIHFVERNKDHLELIDCQSHTDHLESLGARMLPKKEFLKILHENNERR
- a CDS encoding DMT family transporter codes for the protein MNADKEKWILLAVLSIIWGSSFILIKKSLEHFNPFQVGSLRVLIAGLILFPVAVSNYKLFPKKHLKWLILAAFTGNFIPMFLFPIAETEISSSIAGIINSMMPIFVIIVGALVWKFETTKRQITGVLISFTGVCILAFGGSGSGAFKIIPILLLLLATLCYALSTTTVKSKLMDVSSTVLSAFVFSFVLFFPSLIALTCTGFFSEFSFSKDTMLGLMFVSLLSIFGTGLAMMMNYRLLKVSTPLFASTVTLIMPIVAIIWGMIDGEKLTYVQFVGAGIIIAGLLFLRTNQKK